Proteins from a single region of Dama dama isolate Ldn47 chromosome 14, ASM3311817v1, whole genome shotgun sequence:
- the AVPR1B gene encoding vasopressin V1b receptor, which yields MDSRPPQTAAPSPGSTLSATNATTPWLGRDEELAKVEIGILATVLVLATGGNLTVLLTVGRPVRKRSRMQVFVLHLALTDLGVALFQVLPQLLWDITYRFRGPDPLCRAVKYLQVLSMFASTYMLLAMTLDRYLAVCHPLRSLQQPSRSTYPLIAAPWLLAAVLSLPQVFIFSVREVIQGSGVLDCWADFRFPWGPRAYITWTTLAIFILPVTMLTACYSLICHEICKNLKVKTEAGQAEGGSWGMGNRPSAPRGQVAAIRGLPSRVSSVSTISRAKIRTVKMTLVIVLAYIACWAPFFSVQMWSVWDENAPNEDSTNVAFTISMLLGNLSSCCNPWIYMGFNSHLWLHALRRLACCGGARPGMRRRLSNGSLSSRHATLLTRSSGPPARGLSPGLSRRPGPKDCLRGVEQVDGYAATETSVL from the exons ATGGATTCCAGACCTCCTCAGACTGCTGCTCCGAGCCCGGGGAGCACCCTCTCTGCCACCAATGCCACCACACCCTGGTTGGGCCGGGATGAGGAGCTGGCCAAGGTGGAGATCGGCATCCTGGCCACCGTCCTGGTGCTGGCCACAGGGGGCAACCTGACGGTGCTGCTGACGGTGGGTCGGCCGGTCCGCAAGCGCTCCCGCATGCAGGTGTTCGTGCTGCACCTGGCCCTGACCGACCTGGGCGTGGCGCTCTTCCAGGTGCTGCCCCAGCTGCTGTGGGACATCACCTACCGCTTCCGGGGCCCCGACCCGCTCTGCCGGGCTGTCAAGTACCTGCAGGTGCTGAGCATGTTTGCTTCCACCTACATGCTGCTGGCCATGACACTGGACCGCTACCTGGCCGTCTGTCACCCCCTGCGCAGCCTCCAGCAGCCCAGCCGGTCCACCTACCCACTCATCGCAGCCCCCTGGCTGCTGGCGGCCGTCCTCAGCCTCCCTCAAGTCTTCATTTTTTCTGTACGAGAGGTGATCCAGGGCTCTGGAGTGCTGGACTGCTGGGCAGACTTCCGCTTCCCTTGGGGGCCACGGGCCTACATCACCTGGACCACCCTGGCCATCTTCATTCTGCCGGTGACCATGCTCACAGCCTGCTACAGCCTCATCTGCCACGAAATCTGCAAGAACCTCAAAGTCAAGACGGAGGCTGGGCAGGCCGAAGGAGGGAGCTGGGGCATGGGGAACAGGCCCTCCGCTCCTCGTGGCCAGGTTGCAGCCATACGGGGGCTGCCGTCCAGGGTTAGCAGCGTCAGCACCATCTCGCGGGCCAAGATCCGAACTGTGAAGATGACCTTGGTCATTGTGCTGGCCTATATCGCCTGCTGGGCACCTTTCTTCAGCGTCCAGATGTGGTCTGTGTGGGATGAGAATGCCCCCAATGAAG ATTCGACCAATGTGGCTTTCACCATCTCCATGCTTTTGGGCAACCTCAGCAGCTGCTGCAACCCCTGGATCTACATGGGCTTCAACAGCCACCTGTGGCTGCATGCCCTGCGCCGTCTGGCCTGCTGCGGAGGCGCCAGGCCCGGGATGCGCAGGCGGCTCTCCAACGGCAGTCTGTCCAGCCGCCACGCCACCCTGCTGACCCGCTCCAGTGGCCCGCCTGCCCGTGGCCTCAGCCCCGGACTCAGCAGGAGGCCAGGGCCCAAAGACTGCCTGCGGGGCGTAGAGCAGGTGGATGGTTATGCTGCCACTGAGACCAGTGTCCTTTAG